From the genome of Lawsonella clevelandensis, one region includes:
- a CDS encoding metal-sensitive transcriptional regulator, giving the protein MASLDPVDKALIIKRLKRAQGQMGGIIRMLEEERACRDVVTQLAAVSKAIDRAGFALIASGLKACASAESAAAATSTDSDGPNSGLSDSSSATVTASQQPCLTVAELEKLFLSLA; this is encoded by the coding sequence ATGGCCTCCCTCGACCCAGTCGATAAAGCCCTCATCATTAAGCGCCTCAAGCGCGCCCAAGGACAGATGGGCGGTATCATCCGCATGCTGGAAGAAGAACGGGCTTGCCGTGATGTCGTCACCCAGCTGGCCGCCGTCTCTAAAGCCATCGACCGGGCCGGCTTCGCCCTCATTGCCAGCGGTCTGAAAGCCTGTGCCAGCGCCGAATCCGCAGCAGCGGCTACCAGTACAGATAGTGACGGCCCCAACAGTGGCCTCAGTGATAGTTCCAGCGCCACCGTCACCGCCTCCCAACAACCCTGCCTCACCGTCGCCGAGCTCGAAAAACTCTTCCTCTCCCTCGCCTAA
- a CDS encoding superoxide dismutase, with the protein MAQKYVLPELDYEYSALEPFISGEIMELHHAKHHAGYVSGANAALEALDEARKAGTAEDKVATISKNLAFNLGGHINHSLFWKNLAPQQDARPEGELAAAIDEEFGSFEQFQKEFGASATSIQGSGWAVLAWDMLSQRLVILQVTNGHQDNHALTLIPLLLLDMWEHAFYLQYKNVKADYVKAFWNVINWEEVQKRFAGTAKHWAA; encoded by the coding sequence ATGGCACAGAAGTACGTTCTGCCCGAACTTGACTACGAGTACAGCGCCCTGGAGCCGTTCATCTCCGGCGAAATCATGGAGCTCCACCACGCTAAGCACCACGCTGGCTATGTTTCCGGCGCCAACGCCGCCCTCGAGGCTCTTGACGAAGCCCGCAAGGCCGGCACCGCGGAGGACAAGGTCGCCACGATCTCCAAAAACCTCGCCTTCAACCTCGGTGGACACATCAACCACTCCCTTTTCTGGAAGAACCTGGCCCCTCAACAGGATGCCCGCCCCGAAGGCGAGCTAGCCGCCGCTATAGATGAGGAGTTCGGCTCCTTCGAGCAGTTCCAGAAGGAATTCGGCGCTTCCGCCACCAGCATCCAGGGTTCCGGCTGGGCCGTCCTCGCCTGGGATATGCTCTCCCAACGCCTGGTGATCCTGCAGGTCACCAACGGCCACCAGGACAACCACGCTCTCACCCTCATCCCGCTGCTTCTCCTCGACATGTGGGAGCACGCCTTCTACCTCCAGTACAAGAACGTTAAGGCTGACTACGTGAAGGCCTTCTGGAACGTCATCAACTGGGAAGAAGTGCAGAAGCGTTTCGCTGGCACTGCCAAGCACTGGGCTGCCTGA
- a CDS encoding TM0106 family RecB-like putative nuclease, translating to MDSNPIAADPIAADDLFGCDHRFLLDRLGSSTPILPEPTRPIGVEHRERASRNRMEHIYLRLAEDFGAALLPTDESAAWEATQKAIAQHTPVICGAYLPDDPQTGRAGVSCILMLGADGELYTPVITVNHKTYDVRASTAPRPPHIPVENLSRPSLIPHASGLDGWDPQPRPELRLRHHTRDQLRLTHLWLLMQAHGIPSTGQGGVIDMRGQCAIVHWLEESLPNYTAQFELREELMEELDDELADEDVESLTARETLRQLPTRSRRRSECHNCGWWDTLCRRDLTVRDDVSLVVSAAQAEALAAENIHTVAQLAAPDVVQPEHWPGGSFETAVALARASLGGFAVVRKEDMVEVPRADVEIDIDMESVLDDGAYLWGALLTYTSEEAAQAMAVEGDAAVPGYRPYVTWRKLPNRSTAECFVRMWQWVSRLRRRATEEGLSCLVYCYAQAGERQWMLSNVRTFADYTAMPPEAEVRELLDGPHWVDVFRLVERQFVGVHGLGLKKVAPVAGFQWRDEEPSGEASIAWHAQAVRPGARQGSAEVKAMAQQARARILAYNEDDVRATLAVREWLSAGEWREDLPSVEDLLANPPETRHPI from the coding sequence ATGGACAGCAACCCCATCGCAGCAGACCCCATTGCGGCCGACGATCTCTTCGGCTGCGACCACCGCTTCTTGCTCGACCGTCTCGGCTCCTCCACCCCTATCCTGCCGGAGCCTACGAGACCCATTGGGGTAGAGCATCGTGAGCGGGCTAGCCGAAACCGCATGGAACACATCTATCTGCGCCTTGCGGAGGACTTCGGTGCCGCACTCCTACCCACTGACGAGTCCGCGGCGTGGGAGGCCACGCAGAAGGCTATTGCCCAGCACACCCCCGTGATCTGCGGCGCCTATTTGCCGGATGACCCGCAGACCGGTCGGGCGGGCGTCAGCTGCATCCTTATGCTCGGGGCTGACGGGGAACTGTACACGCCGGTCATCACGGTCAACCACAAAACCTATGATGTGCGTGCGTCGACCGCACCACGCCCACCCCACATTCCGGTGGAAAATCTCTCCCGCCCTTCGCTCATCCCCCACGCATCCGGTTTGGACGGTTGGGACCCCCAGCCACGGCCGGAGTTGCGGCTCCGTCACCATACACGGGACCAGCTGCGGCTCACTCACCTGTGGCTGCTCATGCAGGCGCATGGTATTCCCTCCACGGGGCAGGGTGGGGTTATTGATATGCGCGGCCAGTGTGCCATTGTGCACTGGTTGGAGGAGTCCCTCCCGAACTACACCGCCCAGTTTGAGCTGCGGGAAGAGCTGATGGAGGAGCTGGATGACGAACTGGCGGACGAAGATGTGGAGTCGCTGACGGCACGGGAGACGCTGCGCCAGTTGCCCACTCGTTCCCGACGTCGTTCCGAATGCCACAATTGTGGCTGGTGGGATACGTTGTGCCGGCGGGACCTCACGGTCCGTGATGACGTGAGCCTAGTGGTCTCGGCGGCGCAGGCGGAGGCGTTGGCTGCGGAGAATATTCACACCGTTGCGCAGTTAGCTGCCCCGGATGTGGTGCAGCCGGAGCATTGGCCAGGGGGCTCTTTCGAGACGGCGGTGGCGTTGGCGCGTGCCAGCTTGGGGGGGTTCGCGGTGGTCCGCAAGGAAGACATGGTGGAGGTGCCACGCGCCGATGTGGAGATCGACATTGATATGGAGAGTGTGTTGGATGACGGCGCCTACCTGTGGGGCGCACTGTTGACGTATACCAGCGAGGAGGCGGCGCAGGCGATGGCGGTGGAGGGGGATGCTGCCGTGCCGGGCTACCGGCCGTATGTGACGTGGCGCAAGCTACCGAACCGGAGTACCGCTGAGTGTTTTGTGCGGATGTGGCAGTGGGTGTCGCGGCTGCGGCGGCGGGCGACGGAGGAGGGACTCTCCTGCCTGGTGTACTGCTATGCGCAGGCGGGGGAGCGGCAGTGGATGCTGTCGAATGTGCGGACGTTTGCCGACTACACGGCGATGCCACCGGAGGCGGAGGTGCGGGAACTGCTGGATGGCCCCCACTGGGTAGATGTGTTTCGGCTGGTGGAGCGACAGTTCGTGGGAGTGCACGGGCTGGGGTTGAAGAAGGTGGCACCGGTAGCGGGGTTCCAGTGGCGGGATGAGGAGCCGAGTGGGGAAGCGTCTATTGCCTGGCATGCGCAGGCGGTGCGGCCGGGTGCCCGGCAGGGGAGTGCGGAGGTGAAAGCGATGGCGCAGCAGGCGCGGGCTCGCATTCTGGCCTATAACGAGGATGATGTGCGGGCGACGTTGGCGGTGCGCGAGTGGCTGAGTGCGGGGGAGTGGCGAGAGGATTTGCCGTCAGTGGAGGATCTGTTGGCAAATCCGCCGGAGACACGTCACCCCATCTAG
- a CDS encoding DUF6474 family protein translates to MFGKKSPEEKAAKQADKAAKQADKLQAKLQKKAEKKLAKAQKKADKKALKDTKKGKNSKASTSLLKQLKGHSNKAAKVGTTLAPSLLPIVYTAVGLAATYLKGRD, encoded by the coding sequence ATGTTTGGTAAGAAATCCCCCGAAGAAAAGGCCGCTAAGCAGGCCGACAAGGCTGCTAAGCAGGCCGACAAGCTGCAGGCCAAGCTCCAGAAGAAGGCAGAAAAGAAACTCGCCAAGGCGCAAAAGAAGGCCGACAAGAAGGCGCTGAAGGACACCAAGAAGGGGAAGAACAGCAAAGCGTCCACGTCGCTGCTGAAGCAGCTGAAGGGCCACTCCAACAAGGCTGCCAAGGTGGGTACCACCCTGGCGCCGAGCCTCCTCCCCATCGTCTACACCGCTGTTGGTCTGGCCGCGACCTACCTTAAGGGCCGCGACTAG
- a CDS encoding succinic semialdehyde dehydrogenase: MPGRPLSSVFRELETLVAIPDYQKDHNCRETAEITENFTGDVIGHMPCATEEDTLAAVERARKAQKAWAQVPVKERAKIFRRYHQLILGGREESADIIQCETGKARAAALEEIMDVSINARYYSNHGPAMLKPKRVPGMLPVVTKTVVYRKPKGVVGVVAPWNYPFNLAISDAIPAMIAGNTIVLKPDSQTPYSALRCAKLLYQAGVPRDVFQVVTGRGSVVGNVLANNCDYLMFTGSTKTGKLLGEQTGRRLVNYSAELGGKNAMIVQKGADLKNCAEVSMRGMFSNSGQLCISIERVYVERDIYQDFLKALKERLDKLVIAANYDYATEYGSIISQQQMDTIEGHIKDAVDKGATIFWGGKRLPEVGPLYIQPTILIDVPEDALCRTKETFGPLVSVYPVDSIEEAIERANDTNYGLNSSVWGKTYHDGEEIARQLNTGTVSVNEGYGPGWASVHAPMGGYKESGVGRRHSKDGILKYTESTTVATQRLVSMGGPGFIPFKIWNGKILPIVAHIINT; this comes from the coding sequence ATGCCCGGACGCCCACTTTCCTCTGTCTTCCGCGAACTGGAAACCCTCGTTGCCATCCCTGACTATCAAAAGGATCACAACTGCCGCGAGACCGCAGAGATCACCGAGAACTTTACTGGTGACGTTATTGGTCATATGCCGTGTGCTACCGAAGAAGACACACTGGCTGCCGTCGAACGCGCCCGCAAAGCTCAAAAGGCGTGGGCGCAGGTTCCCGTGAAGGAACGCGCCAAGATCTTCCGCCGCTACCACCAGCTCATTTTGGGGGGACGTGAAGAGTCCGCTGACATTATCCAGTGTGAAACCGGCAAAGCTCGTGCCGCTGCATTAGAAGAGATCATGGACGTCTCCATCAATGCTCGCTACTACAGCAACCATGGCCCTGCCATGTTAAAGCCGAAGCGAGTACCTGGGATGCTCCCTGTCGTCACCAAGACTGTTGTCTACCGCAAGCCAAAAGGCGTGGTAGGCGTTGTTGCCCCCTGGAACTACCCCTTCAACCTCGCTATTTCCGATGCTATACCCGCCATGATTGCTGGTAACACCATCGTTTTGAAACCAGATTCACAAACTCCCTATTCAGCGCTTCGCTGCGCTAAGCTCCTTTACCAGGCTGGTGTTCCTCGCGATGTTTTCCAGGTTGTCACTGGTCGCGGCTCCGTCGTTGGTAACGTTCTGGCCAATAATTGCGACTACCTCATGTTTACCGGTTCCACCAAGACCGGCAAGCTGCTGGGCGAGCAGACTGGCCGTCGCCTGGTGAACTACTCCGCCGAGCTCGGCGGCAAGAACGCCATGATCGTCCAGAAGGGTGCCGACCTGAAGAACTGCGCTGAGGTCTCCATGCGCGGCATGTTCTCCAACTCCGGCCAGCTCTGCATCTCCATTGAGCGCGTCTACGTGGAGCGTGACATCTACCAGGACTTCCTCAAAGCCCTCAAGGAGCGTCTGGACAAGCTGGTCATCGCCGCGAACTACGACTACGCCACCGAATACGGCTCCATTATCTCCCAGCAGCAGATGGACACCATTGAAGGCCACATCAAGGATGCGGTAGACAAGGGCGCCACGATCTTCTGGGGCGGCAAGCGCCTGCCCGAGGTGGGCCCGCTCTACATCCAGCCCACCATCCTCATTGATGTACCGGAGGATGCCCTCTGCCGCACCAAGGAAACCTTCGGCCCGCTGGTCTCGGTGTACCCGGTGGACTCCATTGAGGAAGCCATCGAGCGCGCCAACGACACCAACTACGGCCTGAACTCTTCCGTCTGGGGCAAGACCTACCACGACGGTGAGGAGATCGCCCGCCAGCTCAATACCGGCACCGTGTCGGTGAACGAGGGCTACGGCCCCGGCTGGGCTTCCGTACACGCCCCGATGGGTGGCTACAAGGAGTCCGGTGTGGGACGCCGCCACAGCAAGGACGGCATCCTCAAGTACACCGAGAGCACCACAGTTGCCACGCAGCGCCTGGTCTCCATGGGTGGCCCCGGTTTCATCCCCTTCAAGATCTGGAACGGCAAGATCCTCCCGATCGTCGCCCACATCATCAACACCTAA
- a CDS encoding RNA-binding S4 domain-containing protein, whose protein sequence is MVDVVIRDEMIRLGQFVKLAGAVESGAMAKEAIAEGLVEVNGEVCCQRGRQLHVGDVVAVDGQFSVSGKKEVFRVSH, encoded by the coding sequence GTGGTTGACGTGGTGATTCGGGATGAGATGATTCGTCTGGGCCAGTTTGTGAAGTTGGCGGGGGCGGTGGAGTCTGGTGCGATGGCGAAGGAGGCTATTGCGGAGGGCTTGGTGGAGGTGAATGGGGAGGTCTGTTGCCAGCGGGGTCGCCAGTTGCATGTGGGGGATGTTGTGGCTGTTGACGGGCAGTTTTCTGTATCGGGAAAGAAGGAAGTATTCCGAGTTTCCCACTAA
- a CDS encoding DUF4921 family protein, whose protein sequence is MTTTAEHTSPADPTNPEPLQRLADGTVKQVNPFTGTEVWTVPGRANRPLPHALPAPQHLVSDAHTNTCDFCSDNYIRTTPEKMRLVDGHLQKELLPHEATQRPADFRLIGNLFEIVSLDYWKTNYGYQISPRARAHQERYLADPEGRHHIHQLVNTVWQAHHRCTPSDVPDFTDAQLREASEPFFGGCHDVVIARRHYIDGATSSDQLCASGNLTPAEHADFLTLSVLAQEQLYAENNCAQYVSVFHNWLRPAGASFDHLHKQLVAIDELPAKTERELLRLAHNPELYLHYGPRYAHNQHLVLMENEHAIAYASYGHRYPSLEIYSKHPDLQPWDMDADQLRGVSDVLHACHAATGSAIPVNEEWYTRPRDVSPTDATIPWHIVLKWRINTLAGFEGATGIYLNTIDPWSLRDKVGPRLHELASEGLISDELELN, encoded by the coding sequence GTGACTACCACCGCAGAACACACCAGCCCGGCCGACCCCACCAACCCCGAACCGCTCCAACGGCTTGCCGACGGCACCGTCAAACAGGTCAACCCCTTCACCGGCACAGAAGTGTGGACTGTCCCCGGCCGCGCCAACCGACCCCTCCCCCACGCCCTCCCCGCACCACAACACCTCGTCTCCGACGCCCACACCAACACCTGTGACTTCTGCAGCGACAACTACATCCGCACCACCCCCGAAAAAATGCGGCTCGTCGACGGGCACCTGCAGAAAGAACTCCTCCCCCACGAAGCCACCCAACGCCCCGCCGACTTCCGCCTCATCGGCAACCTCTTCGAAATTGTCTCCCTCGACTACTGGAAAACCAACTACGGCTACCAGATATCCCCCCGCGCCCGCGCCCACCAAGAGCGCTACCTCGCCGACCCCGAAGGCCGCCACCACATCCACCAACTCGTCAACACCGTCTGGCAAGCCCACCACCGCTGCACCCCCAGCGACGTCCCCGACTTCACCGACGCCCAACTCCGCGAAGCCTCCGAACCCTTCTTCGGCGGCTGCCACGACGTCGTCATCGCCCGCCGCCACTACATCGACGGCGCCACCAGCAGCGACCAACTCTGCGCCTCCGGCAACCTCACCCCCGCCGAGCACGCCGACTTCCTCACCCTCAGCGTGCTCGCCCAAGAACAGCTCTACGCCGAAAACAACTGCGCACAATACGTCTCCGTCTTCCACAACTGGCTCCGCCCCGCCGGCGCCAGCTTCGACCACCTCCACAAACAACTCGTCGCCATCGACGAACTCCCCGCCAAAACCGAGCGAGAACTCCTCCGACTCGCCCACAACCCCGAGCTGTACCTCCACTACGGCCCCCGCTACGCCCACAACCAGCACCTGGTGCTCATGGAAAACGAGCACGCCATTGCCTACGCCAGCTACGGCCACCGCTACCCCAGCCTGGAAATCTACAGCAAACACCCCGACCTCCAACCGTGGGACATGGACGCAGACCAACTGCGCGGCGTCAGCGACGTACTACACGCCTGCCACGCCGCCACCGGCTCCGCCATCCCCGTCAACGAAGAGTGGTACACCCGCCCCCGCGACGTCAGCCCCACCGACGCCACCATCCCCTGGCACATCGTCCTCAAGTGGCGCATCAACACCCTCGCCGGCTTCGAAGGCGCCACCGGCATTTACCTCAACACCATCGACCCCTGGTCACTGCGCGATAAAGTAGGCCCCCGCCTGCACGAACTCGCAAGCGAGGGCCTCATCTCCGACGAGCTAGAACTCAACTAG
- a CDS encoding CocE/NonD family hydrolase yields MRTPLNSTRLAAPVASALSTTVASAAALALLVGTLPAAAPAQAAPGMSPAPATSSADTPSKTGLTFAPASLHNPRSVYWNKHASWTEHYFTTPDGTTIHADVLRPKGIPDSVRTPVIMSVGPYFNHLADLGITGIVSPPERGLTLLNPTIPNHPNPRFKDFINEAHVMEAGYTWIQVDLRGTGASTGCLDWNGPGEQQDVMTAVEWAASQPWTNGRVGLFGKSYDGSTGLIAAAHQPRGLAAVVSQEPAMEGYTYMYNNEVPYYNAVGTSIAYDEIAVSPGRVFHDTERYLKNSVYELANPHCLSDNLRNSIDPIRSHKYWRDREFTAKANTSSVPIFISAGLIEDNTQPDGLVELLKNRKAPTRGWLGMWDHVRGNEKDKEGNLKVGRSGFFTEVMDFYAKYLKGATTRTYPNFIVQDNTGRWRSQASWPLPNRTVTFEGPRGTVKFGSAVAARTGGGGMATSQADAKARNVEKGIWAYLPRQDRDLHLSGNVKVRAKVRYDGETGKYGQVAGKATVVQRMQALLWEGASMNANIYDIAPNGKTLLITRGAALVRKGTSDLTFQALPNDWVLRKGHRLAIRLVSTNTEHFFTMRPNKPIEVLSSSVTMDIDDARHQDTYGGKPLYWQVYMNEAGCYPGAQYVCTWHGPKTTDVPTP; encoded by the coding sequence ATGCGTACACCACTGAACTCCACCCGTCTGGCCGCCCCTGTGGCCAGCGCACTCTCCACCACTGTGGCCAGCGCCGCCGCCTTGGCGCTGCTGGTCGGCACGCTTCCCGCTGCTGCACCCGCCCAGGCCGCCCCCGGCATGAGCCCCGCCCCCGCAACGAGCAGCGCCGATACCCCCAGCAAGACTGGCCTCACCTTCGCCCCGGCCAGCCTGCACAACCCGCGCAGCGTTTACTGGAATAAACACGCCAGCTGGACGGAGCACTACTTCACCACTCCCGACGGCACTACCATCCACGCGGATGTGTTGCGCCCCAAGGGTATTCCGGATAGTGTCCGGACACCGGTCATCATGTCGGTAGGCCCCTACTTCAACCACCTGGCAGACCTCGGCATCACCGGCATCGTCTCCCCGCCAGAACGCGGCCTTACCCTCCTCAACCCCACCATCCCCAACCACCCCAACCCGCGCTTCAAGGACTTCATCAATGAGGCCCACGTCATGGAAGCCGGCTACACCTGGATTCAGGTGGACCTGCGCGGCACCGGCGCCTCCACTGGCTGCCTGGACTGGAATGGCCCCGGCGAGCAGCAGGATGTGATGACGGCAGTTGAGTGGGCGGCCTCCCAACCCTGGACCAATGGGCGCGTGGGCCTCTTCGGGAAGTCCTATGACGGGTCCACCGGCCTCATCGCCGCCGCTCACCAGCCCCGCGGCCTGGCGGCAGTAGTGTCGCAGGAGCCCGCCATGGAGGGCTACACGTACATGTACAACAACGAGGTGCCCTACTACAACGCGGTGGGAACCAGCATCGCCTACGACGAGATCGCGGTGAGCCCCGGCCGCGTATTCCACGACACCGAGCGCTACCTGAAGAACAGTGTGTACGAGCTGGCCAACCCGCACTGCCTCTCCGATAACCTCCGCAACAGCATCGACCCCATCCGCAGCCACAAGTACTGGCGGGATCGCGAGTTCACCGCAAAGGCTAACACGTCCTCGGTACCCATCTTCATCTCCGCTGGCCTCATCGAGGACAACACCCAGCCGGATGGACTGGTGGAGCTACTGAAGAACCGCAAAGCCCCCACCCGCGGCTGGTTAGGCATGTGGGACCATGTGCGCGGCAACGAAAAGGACAAGGAGGGCAACCTGAAGGTGGGCCGTTCGGGCTTCTTCACGGAGGTCATGGACTTTTACGCCAAGTACCTGAAGGGTGCCACCACCCGTACCTACCCGAACTTTATTGTGCAGGACAATACTGGCCGGTGGCGCAGCCAGGCGTCTTGGCCCCTGCCGAACCGTACCGTTACCTTCGAGGGTCCGCGCGGCACCGTCAAGTTTGGCTCTGCGGTAGCTGCTCGCACTGGCGGTGGTGGCATGGCTACCTCGCAGGCAGACGCGAAAGCCCGCAATGTCGAGAAGGGAATTTGGGCGTATCTCCCCCGCCAGGACCGGGATCTGCATCTTTCCGGCAACGTGAAGGTGCGGGCGAAAGTGCGCTACGACGGCGAAACCGGCAAGTACGGACAGGTGGCCGGGAAGGCGACGGTGGTGCAGCGCATGCAGGCACTGCTGTGGGAGGGCGCCAGCATGAACGCTAACATTTACGACATCGCCCCCAACGGCAAGACCCTGCTCATTACCCGTGGTGCGGCACTGGTGCGGAAGGGCACGAGCGACCTCACGTTCCAGGCGCTGCCGAATGATTGGGTGCTGCGTAAGGGGCACCGGTTGGCGATTCGCCTGGTCTCCACCAACACGGAGCACTTCTTTACGATGCGGCCGAATAAGCCCATTGAGGTGCTATCGAGCTCTGTCACCATGGATATCGACGATGCCCGCCACCAGGACACCTATGGTGGGAAGCCCTTGTACTGGCAGGTCTATATGAATGAGGCCGGCTGCTACCCGGGTGCCCAGTATGTGTGCACATGGCATGGCCCGAAGACAACGGATGTCCCCACGCCCTAG
- a CDS encoding DUF6973 domain-containing protein, producing MCKCTTTWGDKLAWSESEKYFPSSKGYTGADDKRDAARHCIWMGMMTAWGDESFARDMARAHEDSDQASTNPTYARASRRMDEWNNETGIAVGLRHDDDTPAIIADCVTKARRATYIPRAAQHPTNIPPANNNTHGNDLVFFEGPHRTKRGETFGHLC from the coding sequence ATGTGCAAATGCACAACAACGTGGGGGGATAAATTGGCGTGGTCGGAGTCGGAGAAGTACTTCCCTAGCAGTAAAGGCTATACGGGGGCGGATGATAAAAGAGACGCCGCCAGACACTGCATCTGGATGGGAATGATGACCGCCTGGGGTGATGAATCCTTCGCCAGAGACATGGCCCGGGCCCATGAAGATAGTGACCAAGCCAGCACAAACCCTACTTATGCGAGGGCGTCTCGCCGGATGGATGAATGGAATAACGAAACCGGCATCGCAGTAGGCTTGCGCCATGATGACGACACTCCCGCCATCATCGCCGACTGTGTCACCAAAGCCAGACGTGCCACCTACATCCCCAGAGCCGCTCAGCACCCCACTAACATCCCCCCAGCCAACAACAACACCCACGGCAATGATCTCGTCTTCTTCGAAGGCCCCCACCGCACAAAAAGAGGCGAGACTTTCGGACATCTTTGCTGA
- the dcm gene encoding helix-turn-helix domain-containing protein — protein MPSIKPAPDPATGLFDVKRLAALLGVSAATIRTRRKRGQLPPATSEDINGGAVWASNLIDEFLAREKQGLTSTTKPNPDLPPVVDLFSGCGGLSLGFQFAGFHLLAGYDNWQSAIDTYNTNDLGHEAHVLDLGDVDAVIAELERHRLNDGSFPAIIGGPPCQDFSSAGKRVEGARADLTEKYAAIVSHFRPPFFIMENVARAEHAAAYKSALQTMEDAGYEIVKKVLDASYRGVPQTRKRLVAFGSLTPGHAEKVLQYWEEVVDEKPMTIREWFGDNIDINVYYRHPRSYARRGIFSVDEPSPTIRGVNRPIPKGYPGHPGDAGSVDDARPLTMRERAKIQTFPDGFSFVGSKTACEQMIGNAVPVQLGKYIGDSVAFAHGIVADKD, from the coding sequence ATGCCTTCAATCAAACCTGCGCCAGACCCCGCAACGGGACTGTTTGATGTCAAAAGACTTGCCGCTCTTCTAGGGGTCTCGGCAGCGACCATCCGCACGCGACGCAAGCGTGGACAACTGCCCCCAGCAACATCAGAAGACATCAATGGCGGTGCCGTCTGGGCCAGCAACCTCATTGACGAGTTCCTTGCGCGCGAAAAGCAGGGCTTAACCTCGACGACGAAACCCAACCCAGACCTTCCTCCAGTCGTTGACCTTTTCTCTGGATGTGGGGGTCTGTCCCTCGGTTTCCAATTTGCAGGTTTCCACCTTCTCGCAGGCTACGACAACTGGCAATCTGCCATTGACACATATAACACGAACGACCTCGGACACGAAGCCCATGTCCTTGACCTCGGGGATGTAGATGCCGTTATTGCGGAACTGGAGCGTCACCGACTCAATGATGGCTCGTTTCCTGCGATTATCGGAGGACCGCCGTGTCAGGACTTTTCCTCGGCAGGCAAGCGTGTTGAAGGTGCGCGAGCAGACTTGACCGAAAAGTACGCGGCTATTGTTTCCCACTTCCGGCCTCCGTTCTTCATCATGGAAAATGTTGCTCGTGCCGAACATGCAGCAGCGTACAAATCCGCGTTGCAAACCATGGAAGATGCAGGATACGAGATTGTTAAAAAAGTTCTCGATGCCTCTTACCGCGGCGTTCCACAGACTCGCAAGCGTTTGGTCGCTTTTGGCTCACTAACACCGGGACATGCCGAAAAAGTGCTCCAGTATTGGGAAGAAGTCGTTGACGAAAAGCCAATGACGATCCGCGAGTGGTTCGGTGACAATATCGACATTAATGTCTATTACCGGCACCCTCGCAGTTACGCTCGCCGTGGAATTTTCTCCGTCGACGAGCCAAGCCCAACCATTCGAGGGGTTAATCGTCCAATCCCCAAGGGCTATCCTGGACACCCGGGCGACGCTGGTAGCGTGGACGATGCCCGTCCGCTGACGATGCGCGAGCGAGCGAAAATTCAGACATTCCCGGACGGATTCAGTTTCGTTGGTTCTAAGACGGCATGTGAGCAGATGATAGGCAATGCTGTTCCTGTTCAACTGGGCAAGTACATTGGCGACTCGGTTGCGTTTGCACATGGCATTGTCGCAGACAAGGACTAA